Proteins encoded within one genomic window of Anastrepha ludens isolate Willacy chromosome 4, idAnaLude1.1, whole genome shotgun sequence:
- the LOC128859581 gene encoding E3 ubiquitin-protein ligase RFWD3 isoform X2: MQDSGSHNETQGDHNYVARRTRSTSSEDSSIEFNNSSRRRERFRRGRARNTDHDYIAIRAISEDDNGGDVETEAQPNAEHSDEAQPVNEEDNNEIEDMDPVNGLAEAAREALARNTNDDDAVDGISHEPTPLDPMAGSSIAVNVAVPNGTGSIVNLATPSPPKKRKRLTGDTPKSNTPRVNTLTGSGADGDEEDEGMTCPICLDNWEMSGEHRLVSLRCGHLFGDACIRRWLAESARQSGFKACPQCKTKATNRDIRCLYAKRLRAIDRSEEHRLRDELDEERRRSQSLQTEIAALKMTHKVVVMQLQTIQDENDRIKRMLRAGAGGGSFSYEAELGDDKQLLRLQMQRLYLERTIEITREPGCRVLIHAERHSSILASQKSAQGLFPGFGIRFIDEQSFRTSTFLHASLKLIRDMCLNSDQQLLAVASMETRSKLFDLRSRQVVSIFEPGEKALWACAMNRKDRENVLYLGGSNGSTYTYDMRFSDNILEEYKTDGDLSTVINVASVSVGTHFPYGGFLVCKLQSIWFYEYVNGGDMVIPTRLSIEGPFSSMHFDPAQETLLVSARCSVRYPQSRYIVGRLEKVDGTTVLNVKVTFNGSKATPVMTRCTQVAIEANTLVAGYMQDVKQLALFDVRREQRIQTLPAQEVIYDICPIHGSNGTYLAGLSETKCRMYKLTSTNN; encoded by the exons ATGCAAGATTCTGGCTCACATAATGAAACTCAAGGTGATCATAATTATGTTGCTCGTCGTACGCGTTCAACATCCAGTGAGGACTCCAGCATAGAATTTAATAATAGTAGTCGAAGGAGAGAACGATTTCGGCGGGGGCGAGCTCGGAATACAGATCATGACTATATAGCGATTAGAGCAATTAGCGAAGATGATAATGGCGGCGACGTCGAAACTGAAGCTCAACCAAATGCTGAGCATTCCGATGAGGCGCAACCAGTCAATGAAGAGGACAACAATGAAATAGAAGATATGGACCCAGTTAATGGTTTGGCCGAAGCAGCACGAGAAGCGCTAGCTCGGAATACAAACGACGACGATGCAGTAGATGGTA TTTCACATGAACCAACACCTTTAGATCCTATGGCAGGGTCTAGCATCGCTGTTAATGTTGCTGTACCTAACGGAACTGGATCAATAGTAAATTTAGCCACACCATCCCCACCAAAAAAACGCAAACGTCTTACTGGAGACACTCCGAAATCAAATACTCCCCGTGTGAATACACTCACGGGGAGCGGTGCAGACGGCGATGAGGAAGATGAGGGAATGACATGTCCTATCTGCCTCGATAACTGGGAAATGTCAGGTGAACATCGTCTAGTATCCCTGCGCTGTGGTCATCTCTTTGGCGACGCATGCATTCGCCGTTGGTTAGCAGAAAGCGCACGTCAGTCAGGTTTTAAAGCATGTCCACAATGTAAAACGAAAGCCACAAATCGCGATATACGCTGTCTATATGCCAAACGTCTACGGGCCATCGATCGCAGTGAAGAGCATCGACTGCGCGATGAATTGGATGAGGAGCGTCGGCGCTCACAGTCACTACAAACAGAAATAGCAGCCTTGAAAATGACACATAAAGTGGTAGTAATGCAATTACAGACTATACAGGATGAGAATGATCGCATAAAGCGGATGTTACGCGCTGGAGCTGGTGGCGGAAGTTTTAGTTACGAAGCTGAATTGGGCGATGACAAGCAATTATTACGACTACAGATGCAACGACTTTATCTTGAGCGCACAATCGAAATAACTCGCGAGCCTGGCTGTCGTGTATTAATACATGCCGAACggcattcatccattttggcaTCACAGAAGAGTGCTCAAGGCCTTTTTCCTGGCTTTGGTATTCGTTTCATCGATGAGCAGTCATTTCGTACCTCAACGTTCTTGCATGCATCGTTGAAATTAATCCGCGATATGTGTTTAAATTCCGATCAGCAGCTTTTAGCTGTAGCTAGCATGGAGACCCGATCAAAGCTTTTCGATTTGCGCTCCCGGCAAGTAGTTTCTATATTTGAACCGGGCGAGAAAGCACTTTGGGCTTGTGCAATGAACCGCAAAGATCGAGAAAATGTGCTGTATTTGGGTGGTTCCAATGGcagcacatacacatatgacaTGCGTTTCTCAGACAACATTTTGGAGGAATACAAAACGGACG GAGATCTTAGCACTGTGATTAACGTGGCCAGCGTTTCCGTCGGCACGCATTTCCCTTACGGTGGCTTTCTTGTCTGCAAATTgcaatcaatttggttttacGAATACGTTAATGGTGGCGACATGGTGATTCCAACCCGTCTCAGTATTGAAGGTCCCTTTAGTTCAATGCATTTCGATCCCGCACAGGAAACACTTTTGGTGTCAGCTCGATGCAGTGTACGTTATCCCCAATCCCGTTACATTGTTGGACGCTTGGAGAAGGTAGACGGCACGACGGTGCTCAATGTAAAGGTAACATTTAATGGATCCAAAGCGACTCCAGTGATGACACGTTGCACACAAGTTGCTATAGAAGCAAATACCCTAGTTGCCGGTTACATGCAGGACGTCAAACAGCTAGCTTTATTTGATGTGCGACGGGAGCAACGGATTCAAACACTACCAGCACAGGAAGTTATCTATGACATTTGTCCAATTCACGGTAGTAATGGTACGTACCTGGCGGGCCTCTCTGAAACTAAATGCCGCATGTACAAACTTACGTCTACAAATAATTAG
- the LOC128859581 gene encoding E3 ubiquitin-protein ligase RFWD3 isoform X3: MQDSGSHNETQGDHNYVARRTRSTSSEDSSIEFNNSSRRRERFRRGRARNTDHDYIAIRAISEDDNGGDVETEAQPNAEHSDEAQPVNEEDNNEIEDMDPVNGLAEAAREALARNTNDDDAVDAVSHEPTPLDPMAGSSIAVNVAVPNGTGSIVNLATPSPPKKRKRLTGDTPKSNTPRVNTLTGSGADGDEEDEGMTCPICLDNWEMSGEHRLVSLRCGHLFGDACIRRWLAESARQSGFKACPQCKTKATNRDIRCLYAKRLRAIDRSEEHRLRDELDEERRRSQSLQTEIAALKMTHKVVVMQLQTIQDENDRIKRMLRAGAGGGSFSYEAELGDDKQLLRLQMQRLYLERTIEITREPGCRVLIHAERHSSILASQKSAQGLFPGFGIRFIDEQSFRTSTFLHASLKLIRDMCLNSDQQLLAVASMETRSKLFDLRSRQVVSIFEPGEKALWACAMNRKDRENVLYLGGSNGSTYTYDMRFSDNILEEYKTDGDLSTVINVASVSVGTHFPYGGFLVCKLQSIWFYEYVNGGDMVIPTRLSIEGPFSSMHFDPAQETLLVSARCSVRYPQSRYIVGRLEKVDGTTVLNVKVTFNGSKATPVMTRCTQVAIEANTLVAGYMQDVKQLALFDVRREQRIQTLPAQEVIYDICPIHGSNGTYLAGLSETKCRMYKLTSTNN, from the exons ATGCAAGATTCTGGCTCACATAATGAAACTCAAGGTGATCATAATTATGTTGCTCGTCGTACGCGTTCAACATCCAGTGAGGACTCCAGCATAGAATTTAATAATAGTAGTCGAAGGAGAGAACGATTTCGGCGGGGGCGAGCTCGGAATACAGATCATGACTATATAGCGATTAGAGCAATTAGCGAAGATGATAATGGCGGCGACGTCGAAACTGAAGCTCAACCAAATGCTGAGCATTCCGATGAGGCGCAACCAGTCAATGAAGAGGACAACAATGAAATAGAAGATATGGACCCAGTTAATGGTTTGGCCGAAGCAGCACGAGAAGCGCTAGCTCGGAATACAAACGACGACGATGCAGTAGATG CAGTTTCACATGAACCAACACCTTTAGATCCTATGGCAGGGTCTAGCATCGCTGTTAATGTTGCTGTACCTAACGGAACTGGATCAATAGTAAATTTAGCCACACCATCCCCACCAAAAAAACGCAAACGTCTTACTGGAGACACTCCGAAATCAAATACTCCCCGTGTGAATACACTCACGGGGAGCGGTGCAGACGGCGATGAGGAAGATGAGGGAATGACATGTCCTATCTGCCTCGATAACTGGGAAATGTCAGGTGAACATCGTCTAGTATCCCTGCGCTGTGGTCATCTCTTTGGCGACGCATGCATTCGCCGTTGGTTAGCAGAAAGCGCACGTCAGTCAGGTTTTAAAGCATGTCCACAATGTAAAACGAAAGCCACAAATCGCGATATACGCTGTCTATATGCCAAACGTCTACGGGCCATCGATCGCAGTGAAGAGCATCGACTGCGCGATGAATTGGATGAGGAGCGTCGGCGCTCACAGTCACTACAAACAGAAATAGCAGCCTTGAAAATGACACATAAAGTGGTAGTAATGCAATTACAGACTATACAGGATGAGAATGATCGCATAAAGCGGATGTTACGCGCTGGAGCTGGTGGCGGAAGTTTTAGTTACGAAGCTGAATTGGGCGATGACAAGCAATTATTACGACTACAGATGCAACGACTTTATCTTGAGCGCACAATCGAAATAACTCGCGAGCCTGGCTGTCGTGTATTAATACATGCCGAACggcattcatccattttggcaTCACAGAAGAGTGCTCAAGGCCTTTTTCCTGGCTTTGGTATTCGTTTCATCGATGAGCAGTCATTTCGTACCTCAACGTTCTTGCATGCATCGTTGAAATTAATCCGCGATATGTGTTTAAATTCCGATCAGCAGCTTTTAGCTGTAGCTAGCATGGAGACCCGATCAAAGCTTTTCGATTTGCGCTCCCGGCAAGTAGTTTCTATATTTGAACCGGGCGAGAAAGCACTTTGGGCTTGTGCAATGAACCGCAAAGATCGAGAAAATGTGCTGTATTTGGGTGGTTCCAATGGcagcacatacacatatgacaTGCGTTTCTCAGACAACATTTTGGAGGAATACAAAACGGACG GAGATCTTAGCACTGTGATTAACGTGGCCAGCGTTTCCGTCGGCACGCATTTCCCTTACGGTGGCTTTCTTGTCTGCAAATTgcaatcaatttggttttacGAATACGTTAATGGTGGCGACATGGTGATTCCAACCCGTCTCAGTATTGAAGGTCCCTTTAGTTCAATGCATTTCGATCCCGCACAGGAAACACTTTTGGTGTCAGCTCGATGCAGTGTACGTTATCCCCAATCCCGTTACATTGTTGGACGCTTGGAGAAGGTAGACGGCACGACGGTGCTCAATGTAAAGGTAACATTTAATGGATCCAAAGCGACTCCAGTGATGACACGTTGCACACAAGTTGCTATAGAAGCAAATACCCTAGTTGCCGGTTACATGCAGGACGTCAAACAGCTAGCTTTATTTGATGTGCGACGGGAGCAACGGATTCAAACACTACCAGCACAGGAAGTTATCTATGACATTTGTCCAATTCACGGTAGTAATGGTACGTACCTGGCGGGCCTCTCTGAAACTAAATGCCGCATGTACAAACTTACGTCTACAAATAATTAG
- the LOC128859581 gene encoding E3 ubiquitin-protein ligase RFWD3 isoform X1, whose product MQDSGSHNETQGDHNYVARRTRSTSSEDSSIEFNNSSRRRERFRRGRARNTDHDYIAIRAISEDDNGGDVETEAQPNAEHSDEAQPVNEEDNNEIEDMDPVNGLAEAAREALARNTNDDDAVDGTVSHEPTPLDPMAGSSIAVNVAVPNGTGSIVNLATPSPPKKRKRLTGDTPKSNTPRVNTLTGSGADGDEEDEGMTCPICLDNWEMSGEHRLVSLRCGHLFGDACIRRWLAESARQSGFKACPQCKTKATNRDIRCLYAKRLRAIDRSEEHRLRDELDEERRRSQSLQTEIAALKMTHKVVVMQLQTIQDENDRIKRMLRAGAGGGSFSYEAELGDDKQLLRLQMQRLYLERTIEITREPGCRVLIHAERHSSILASQKSAQGLFPGFGIRFIDEQSFRTSTFLHASLKLIRDMCLNSDQQLLAVASMETRSKLFDLRSRQVVSIFEPGEKALWACAMNRKDRENVLYLGGSNGSTYTYDMRFSDNILEEYKTDGDLSTVINVASVSVGTHFPYGGFLVCKLQSIWFYEYVNGGDMVIPTRLSIEGPFSSMHFDPAQETLLVSARCSVRYPQSRYIVGRLEKVDGTTVLNVKVTFNGSKATPVMTRCTQVAIEANTLVAGYMQDVKQLALFDVRREQRIQTLPAQEVIYDICPIHGSNGTYLAGLSETKCRMYKLTSTNN is encoded by the exons ATGCAAGATTCTGGCTCACATAATGAAACTCAAGGTGATCATAATTATGTTGCTCGTCGTACGCGTTCAACATCCAGTGAGGACTCCAGCATAGAATTTAATAATAGTAGTCGAAGGAGAGAACGATTTCGGCGGGGGCGAGCTCGGAATACAGATCATGACTATATAGCGATTAGAGCAATTAGCGAAGATGATAATGGCGGCGACGTCGAAACTGAAGCTCAACCAAATGCTGAGCATTCCGATGAGGCGCAACCAGTCAATGAAGAGGACAACAATGAAATAGAAGATATGGACCCAGTTAATGGTTTGGCCGAAGCAGCACGAGAAGCGCTAGCTCGGAATACAAACGACGACGATGCAGTAGATGGTA CAGTTTCACATGAACCAACACCTTTAGATCCTATGGCAGGGTCTAGCATCGCTGTTAATGTTGCTGTACCTAACGGAACTGGATCAATAGTAAATTTAGCCACACCATCCCCACCAAAAAAACGCAAACGTCTTACTGGAGACACTCCGAAATCAAATACTCCCCGTGTGAATACACTCACGGGGAGCGGTGCAGACGGCGATGAGGAAGATGAGGGAATGACATGTCCTATCTGCCTCGATAACTGGGAAATGTCAGGTGAACATCGTCTAGTATCCCTGCGCTGTGGTCATCTCTTTGGCGACGCATGCATTCGCCGTTGGTTAGCAGAAAGCGCACGTCAGTCAGGTTTTAAAGCATGTCCACAATGTAAAACGAAAGCCACAAATCGCGATATACGCTGTCTATATGCCAAACGTCTACGGGCCATCGATCGCAGTGAAGAGCATCGACTGCGCGATGAATTGGATGAGGAGCGTCGGCGCTCACAGTCACTACAAACAGAAATAGCAGCCTTGAAAATGACACATAAAGTGGTAGTAATGCAATTACAGACTATACAGGATGAGAATGATCGCATAAAGCGGATGTTACGCGCTGGAGCTGGTGGCGGAAGTTTTAGTTACGAAGCTGAATTGGGCGATGACAAGCAATTATTACGACTACAGATGCAACGACTTTATCTTGAGCGCACAATCGAAATAACTCGCGAGCCTGGCTGTCGTGTATTAATACATGCCGAACggcattcatccattttggcaTCACAGAAGAGTGCTCAAGGCCTTTTTCCTGGCTTTGGTATTCGTTTCATCGATGAGCAGTCATTTCGTACCTCAACGTTCTTGCATGCATCGTTGAAATTAATCCGCGATATGTGTTTAAATTCCGATCAGCAGCTTTTAGCTGTAGCTAGCATGGAGACCCGATCAAAGCTTTTCGATTTGCGCTCCCGGCAAGTAGTTTCTATATTTGAACCGGGCGAGAAAGCACTTTGGGCTTGTGCAATGAACCGCAAAGATCGAGAAAATGTGCTGTATTTGGGTGGTTCCAATGGcagcacatacacatatgacaTGCGTTTCTCAGACAACATTTTGGAGGAATACAAAACGGACG GAGATCTTAGCACTGTGATTAACGTGGCCAGCGTTTCCGTCGGCACGCATTTCCCTTACGGTGGCTTTCTTGTCTGCAAATTgcaatcaatttggttttacGAATACGTTAATGGTGGCGACATGGTGATTCCAACCCGTCTCAGTATTGAAGGTCCCTTTAGTTCAATGCATTTCGATCCCGCACAGGAAACACTTTTGGTGTCAGCTCGATGCAGTGTACGTTATCCCCAATCCCGTTACATTGTTGGACGCTTGGAGAAGGTAGACGGCACGACGGTGCTCAATGTAAAGGTAACATTTAATGGATCCAAAGCGACTCCAGTGATGACACGTTGCACACAAGTTGCTATAGAAGCAAATACCCTAGTTGCCGGTTACATGCAGGACGTCAAACAGCTAGCTTTATTTGATGTGCGACGGGAGCAACGGATTCAAACACTACCAGCACAGGAAGTTATCTATGACATTTGTCCAATTCACGGTAGTAATGGTACGTACCTGGCGGGCCTCTCTGAAACTAAATGCCGCATGTACAAACTTACGTCTACAAATAATTAG
- the LOC128859583 gene encoding cold shock domain-containing protein CG9705 codes for MSQLNTPEKDAAGKPPASRQQNSHSPNLTLQLPSPIITKRTRTASTSARALENPIETGIVKSFSRSKGHGFITPGKGGEDLFCHVSDIEGEYVPQPGDEVRYRLCAIPPKFEKHQAVHVHIINLTPDVHQKWEEPVYPESPAQ; via the exons ATGTCCCAACTAAATACACCTGAGAAAGATGCGGCTGGAAAACCCCCCGCCAGCCGCCAACAGAACTCCCACAGCCCAAATCTAACGCTACAGCTTCCCAGTCCAATTATTACGAAGCGCACACGCACTGCTTCAAC CTCTGCTCGCGCGTTGGAGAATCCAATTGAAACTGGGATAGTGAAATCGTTCAGTCGTTCGAAAGGCCATGGGTTTATTACACCCGGTAAAGGAGGTGAAGATCTTTTCTGTCACGTTTCTGA TATCGAGGGTGAATACGTGCCGCAGCCGGGGGATGAAGTTAGGTACCGTTTATGTGCCATTCCGCCCAAATTCGAAAAACATCAAGCGGTACATGTGCATATTATTAACTTAACACCTGATGTGCATCAAAAATGGGAAGAGCCTGTCTACCCCGAGTCTCCTGCTCAATAG